A section of the Alkalihalobacillus sp. LMS39 genome encodes:
- a CDS encoding sensor histidine kinase, with protein MFDLLLGMIERLGIIIAVAFLMTRLKFIRFLIEKREITLLHKMSIIIIFGLFGIIGTYTGLTVNVQDNTYSRAVLHLAEGEAIANSRVIGVVIAGILGGWKVGLGAGLIAGVHRYLLGGFTGFACGLSAVVAGLLAGYFHKKQNTTHSTIPIQTAFIVGALAEAVQMSLILLLSRPFDDAVTLVGNIGLPMILANGIGVAIFILIIRNVFHEEEKRGSLQAQKALKLADLTLNFLRTGLKERTAKSTCDILLKEVQVDAVSITNKEKVLAFSGIGEDHHVTDDRIKTEVTKRVLKDGNLVIAKAGEIGCMNEDCLLKAAVIAPLKIKDNTIGTLKFYFTSEDDISPMTLELSKGLSTLLSHQLELSEVDRHLELAKQAEIKALQAQVSPHFLFNALNTIIALIRIDPMKARKLLVSLSHFFRQNLAGTTTTKTTLETELKHVRAYLAIEEARFSDKLKVKYDIDEETLTCLLPPMTLQPLVENAIKHGVKALTDDSFIKIKVKKETDSVQISIIDNGVGIEEERINSLMKEKVPSDTGTGIGLYNVNRRLQMMYDERASLQITSNTKGTCVSFTLQHREINE; from the coding sequence ATGTTTGATTTATTACTAGGAATGATTGAACGGCTTGGCATTATTATCGCTGTAGCCTTTCTGATGACTCGTTTGAAGTTTATTCGTTTCTTAATTGAAAAAAGAGAAATAACCTTACTACATAAAATGAGCATTATCATTATTTTCGGACTATTCGGGATTATCGGGACCTATACGGGATTAACCGTAAATGTCCAAGATAATACTTATAGCCGAGCCGTTCTTCATTTAGCAGAAGGCGAAGCCATTGCCAACTCTCGCGTTATTGGTGTTGTGATTGCTGGGATTCTTGGAGGGTGGAAAGTTGGACTAGGTGCAGGACTTATTGCTGGTGTCCACCGTTATTTACTAGGTGGATTTACCGGGTTTGCTTGTGGTTTATCGGCAGTCGTTGCTGGATTATTAGCCGGCTATTTCCATAAAAAACAAAACACGACCCATTCAACTATCCCCATTCAAACAGCCTTTATCGTCGGGGCCCTTGCTGAAGCCGTCCAGATGAGTTTAATTTTATTGCTTTCTCGCCCATTTGATGATGCTGTCACTTTAGTAGGCAATATTGGCTTACCGATGATTCTTGCGAATGGAATTGGCGTTGCTATCTTCATCTTAATAATTCGAAATGTCTTCCATGAAGAAGAAAAACGTGGGTCCCTTCAAGCTCAAAAAGCATTAAAATTAGCAGACTTAACGCTAAATTTTTTACGAACAGGATTAAAAGAAAGAACGGCGAAGTCGACTTGTGACATCCTATTAAAAGAAGTACAAGTTGATGCTGTATCCATTACAAATAAAGAAAAAGTCTTAGCTTTTTCAGGCATCGGAGAAGACCATCATGTGACAGATGATAGAATAAAAACCGAAGTGACAAAACGAGTACTTAAAGACGGAAACCTTGTTATAGCTAAAGCTGGCGAGATCGGCTGTATGAACGAAGATTGCTTATTAAAAGCCGCTGTAATCGCCCCCTTGAAAATTAAAGATAATACCATTGGGACATTAAAGTTTTATTTTACATCGGAAGACGATATTTCCCCTATGACTCTCGAACTAAGTAAAGGACTTTCAACCCTCCTGAGCCATCAACTGGAATTATCTGAAGTCGACCGACATTTAGAGTTAGCGAAACAAGCTGAGATTAAAGCATTACAAGCTCAAGTAAGCCCCCATTTCTTATTTAATGCTTTAAATACAATCATTGCACTGATTCGGATCGACCCTATGAAAGCACGAAAATTACTTGTTTCTCTTTCTCACTTTTTCAGGCAAAATTTAGCAGGTACAACAACAACGAAAACAACATTAGAAACGGAATTAAAACATGTGAGAGCTTATCTTGCCATCGAAGAAGCGCGGTTTTCCGATAAATTAAAAGTGAAGTATGACATTGATGAAGAAACGCTAACTTGTTTACTCCCTCCTATGACACTACAGCCACTCGTTGAAAATGCTATAAAGCATGGTGTCAAAGCGTTAACAGATGATAGCTTTATTAAAATTAAAGTAAAAAAAGAAACGGATTCTGTACAGATTTCCATTATAGATAATGGTGTAGGAATTGAGGAAGAACGGATTAACAGCCTGATGAAAGAAAAAGTCCCTTCCGATACAGGTACTGGAATTGGACTTTATAATGTCAACCGCCGATTACAAATGATGTATGATGAAAGGGCAAGCTTACAAATTACGAGTAATACAAAAGGGACTTGTGTTTCATTTACGCTTCAACATAGGGAGATAAACGAATGA
- a CDS encoding LytTR family DNA-binding domain-containing protein produces the protein MKNKIRTIIIDDEPLSRDELKFLLQDYEDIDLIGEAESGEKGLTLIMTQKPDVVFLDIEMPQMSGIDLANTLQNMRKVPLIIFATAYPDYAALAFRVHALDYLLKPFDETQLQETICRVRNRLSTPERSETSPPGRIAKLAVEHDGRIVYLHPSDITYLFREERETVLCTKDVKYSSKMTLKELEEKLKGYPFFRTHKSYLVNLDKVEQLIPWFNGAYQVKMVGRKEEIPVSRNYVKSLREQLEL, from the coding sequence ATGAAAAATAAAATCCGTACAATCATTATTGACGATGAGCCTTTAAGCAGAGACGAACTGAAATTTTTATTACAAGACTATGAAGATATTGACCTTATCGGTGAAGCTGAATCCGGTGAAAAAGGGTTAACGCTTATTATGACACAAAAACCTGATGTTGTGTTTTTAGATATCGAAATGCCACAAATGTCTGGAATTGACTTAGCAAATACATTGCAAAATATGCGAAAAGTTCCTCTGATTATTTTTGCAACCGCTTATCCTGATTATGCCGCTTTGGCCTTTCGCGTTCATGCGCTCGACTATTTATTAAAACCATTTGATGAAACACAATTACAAGAAACGATATGTCGAGTGAGAAATCGATTATCAACACCGGAACGAAGTGAAACGTCTCCACCAGGACGTATAGCTAAGCTCGCTGTAGAACATGATGGGCGGATTGTGTATCTTCATCCTTCAGACATCACATATTTATTTCGAGAAGAACGGGAAACAGTCCTTTGTACAAAAGACGTAAAATACAGTTCAAAAATGACATTAAAAGAATTAGAAGAAAAACTAAAAGGCTATCCTTTTTTTCGCACCCATAAAAGTTATCTTGTAAATCTTGATAAGGTGGAACAGCTCATTCCTTGGTTTAATGGAGCCTATCAAGTAAAAATGGTTGGAAGAAAAGAAGAAATACCAGTAAGCCGTAATTACGTTAAATCATTGCGAGAACAACTTGAGCTTTAA
- a CDS encoding carbon starvation CstA family protein, whose amino-acid sequence MVTFLVAIALLIIGYYTYGKLIEKIFGVKEARMTPAYSMKDGVDYIPMGTNRNSLIQLLNIAGVGPIFGPIMGALYGPVAFIWIVVGAIFAGAVHDYLTGMISIRNKGAHLPQLAGQFLGKTMKHVVNAVAVLLLLLVGTVFVTAPAGLLFNLMNGAVALGIIVGAIFVYYIFATLLPVDKIIGRIYPILGALLLISAIGVGGMLLFTGAPIPELTFENMHPAGAAIFPLLMITIACGAISGFHATQSPIISRTLQNEQNGRKVFYGMMIVEGIIAMIWAAAAMSLFYGTDLSELLANGGAGLVVSEVAFTLLGAIGGTLAVLGVIVLPITSGDTAFRSARMIIAEYINIGQVKLVSRLWIALPLFGLSYMLTNMDFQILWRYFGVTNASISAIALFVGAMYLAIQYKLHWVATIPATFMTMVSLTFIFNAPIGFGLPMTTSYISAAIGTVIILALFAYKVRLNRAESNFKLDADEGNKAA is encoded by the coding sequence ATGGTTACTTTTTTAGTTGCTATTGCACTTTTAATTATCGGTTATTACACGTATGGTAAATTGATTGAAAAGATTTTCGGTGTGAAAGAAGCGAGAATGACTCCTGCCTATAGCATGAAAGACGGAGTTGATTATATCCCAATGGGAACAAACCGCAATTCATTAATCCAACTTTTAAATATAGCGGGAGTTGGTCCAATCTTTGGTCCTATTATGGGTGCGTTATATGGTCCAGTCGCCTTTATCTGGATTGTTGTCGGGGCGATTTTTGCCGGAGCTGTCCATGATTATTTAACTGGAATGATTTCGATTCGAAATAAAGGAGCCCATTTACCTCAGTTAGCAGGTCAATTTTTAGGCAAGACAATGAAACATGTTGTGAATGCTGTTGCTGTCCTTCTTTTATTGCTCGTTGGTACAGTATTTGTCACAGCACCTGCAGGACTTTTATTTAACTTAATGAATGGTGCAGTTGCTTTAGGTATTATTGTTGGTGCTATTTTTGTTTATTATATTTTTGCTACATTACTCCCTGTAGATAAAATAATTGGTCGAATTTATCCGATATTAGGAGCGCTTTTATTAATTAGTGCGATTGGTGTTGGGGGGATGTTACTTTTCACGGGAGCACCGATTCCTGAGTTAACATTTGAAAACATGCATCCTGCTGGAGCTGCGATTTTTCCGTTGCTCATGATTACAATTGCCTGTGGTGCAATTTCAGGATTCCATGCAACACAGTCTCCAATTATTTCTAGAACATTGCAAAACGAACAAAATGGTCGTAAAGTGTTTTATGGCATGATGATTGTAGAAGGAATTATTGCGATGATTTGGGCGGCTGCCGCAATGAGCTTGTTCTATGGAACAGACTTAAGTGAACTTCTCGCAAATGGAGGAGCGGGTCTTGTCGTTAGTGAAGTTGCCTTTACATTACTTGGTGCGATTGGTGGTACTTTAGCAGTACTTGGGGTTATCGTTCTTCCGATTACGTCTGGCGATACTGCTTTCCGTTCAGCACGTATGATTATCGCAGAGTATATTAACATTGGCCAAGTGAAACTAGTAAGTCGATTATGGATCGCTCTGCCATTGTTTGGTCTATCATATATGTTAACAAATATGGACTTCCAAATTTTATGGAGATATTTCGGTGTAACCAATGCTTCCATCAGTGCAATTGCCCTTTTTGTCGGAGCTATGTATTTAGCTATCCAGTATAAACTTCATTGGGTTGCAACCATTCCAGCTACATTTATGACGATGGTATCATTAACGTTTATCTTTAATGCACCAATTGGCTTTGGCTTACCAATGACAACTTCCTATATATCTGCTGCAATTGGAACTGTTATCATTTTAGCATTATTTGCTTACAAAGTAAGACTAAATCGTGCAGAGTCAAACTTCAAGCTTGATGCCGATGAAGGTAATAAAGCCGCATAA
- a CDS encoding glycoside hydrolase family 43 C-terminal domain-containing protein has protein sequence MKKGRVRKLIVMCLLMALLIPATVFAQGASDKSNKGNSNNSNTNRPHMPYDGEIPSFTEASVHDPAVIKVEDTFYVFGSHLASAKTKDFMNWEQISTHVHNGNPLIPNVYEELAEAFEWANSDTLWAADVIQLEDGKFYMYYNACQGDAPRSALGIAVSDNIEGPYENLGIFLKSGMWGEESPDGTIYDATIHPNAIDPDVFFDKEGRLWMVYGSYSGGLFILELDRETGFPLPDQGYGTHLMGGNHSRIEAPYISYSPETDYYYLYVTFGGLDAIGGYNMRVARSENPDGPYYDAEGNKMTEVKSDPSLPLFDDRSIEPYGVKQMGNFLFEREIGEKGTGIGTGYVSPGHNSVYYDEETGKHYLIFHTRFPEQGEMHQIRVHQMFMNKHGWPVIAPYRYTGETISKINRQDVIGEYKFINHGKEITADIKKSSLITLEKNNKISGAVTGTWKTTGHNAVELKINGATYDGVFLRQWDPTSETYVMTFSALSKEGVAVWGSQVETKTEKEIVEAVFQDLQLEETVISHLVLPTEAMRQTVISWKSSNENVISNSGQVTRPNPGDGDASVTLTATIKNGKTTKTKEFNVTVLERKDGQLVAHYKFDGDLINSAEHTQFGDGQVTGNRITNDGGTITFTDGVVGQAAMFDGASGIRLPNGLITSHTYSVAFWLKPEQVTDYTTAFFGARNENSWISFVPKGHNGVNQDTMVWSGSSPWYDAGTGTKLQVGEWSHVAITVDEGNITIFINGEEKFNGAGFPNVFTTTNGYFGLGVNHWDVPFKGLMDEVIVYNDKALSSDDVYKLASKE, from the coding sequence ATGAAAAAAGGTAGAGTTAGAAAATTGATTGTGATGTGTCTTTTAATGGCATTATTAATTCCAGCTACAGTATTTGCACAAGGCGCATCAGACAAATCGAATAAAGGAAATAGCAATAATAGTAACACCAATCGTCCTCATATGCCGTATGATGGAGAAATTCCAAGTTTTACAGAGGCTTCTGTTCATGATCCAGCTGTCATAAAAGTAGAGGATACATTTTATGTGTTTGGTTCTCATCTCGCTTCAGCGAAAACGAAAGACTTTATGAACTGGGAACAGATCTCAACTCATGTTCATAATGGGAATCCATTAATACCAAATGTATATGAAGAGCTTGCGGAAGCGTTTGAGTGGGCAAATTCAGATACATTATGGGCAGCAGATGTGATTCAATTAGAAGATGGTAAGTTTTATATGTATTATAATGCTTGTCAAGGTGATGCACCAAGATCGGCATTAGGTATTGCTGTTTCCGATAATATCGAAGGACCATATGAAAATTTAGGAATCTTCTTAAAATCAGGTATGTGGGGAGAAGAAAGTCCAGATGGGACAATCTATGATGCAACAATTCATCCAAACGCAATAGACCCAGATGTTTTCTTTGATAAAGAAGGTCGCTTATGGATGGTATATGGTTCATATTCGGGTGGTTTATTTATTTTAGAATTAGACCGTGAAACAGGATTTCCATTACCAGATCAAGGATATGGTACTCATTTAATGGGAGGAAATCATAGTCGAATTGAAGCACCTTACATTTCTTATAGTCCTGAAACAGATTATTACTATTTGTATGTAACATTCGGTGGCTTAGATGCAATCGGTGGTTATAATATGCGAGTCGCTCGGTCAGAAAATCCAGATGGACCTTATTATGATGCTGAAGGAAACAAGATGACAGAAGTTAAATCTGACCCGAGTTTACCACTTTTTGATGACCGTTCGATCGAGCCTTACGGTGTAAAACAAATGGGGAACTTTTTGTTTGAGCGTGAAATCGGTGAAAAAGGAACAGGAATTGGTACAGGCTATGTTTCACCAGGACATAATTCAGTGTATTACGATGAAGAAACAGGAAAGCATTATTTAATTTTCCATACTCGTTTCCCTGAGCAAGGAGAAATGCATCAAATTCGAGTACATCAAATGTTTATGAATAAACATGGCTGGCCAGTCATTGCTCCGTATCGTTATACCGGAGAAACGATCTCAAAAATTAATCGCCAAGATGTAATAGGAGAATATAAGTTTATTAATCATGGGAAAGAGATTACTGCTGACATTAAAAAGTCATCATTGATTACATTAGAAAAAAACAATAAAATATCTGGAGCTGTCACAGGCACTTGGAAAACAACTGGGCATAATGCAGTAGAGTTAAAGATTAATGGCGCAACTTATGATGGTGTGTTTTTGAGACAATGGGATCCAACTTCTGAAACGTATGTAATGACCTTTTCAGCTTTATCAAAAGAAGGTGTAGCTGTATGGGGCAGTCAAGTGGAAACAAAAACTGAAAAAGAAATTGTAGAAGCAGTATTTCAAGATTTACAGCTAGAGGAGACGGTGATTAGTCATCTTGTCTTACCAACAGAAGCAATGCGCCAAACAGTGATTTCATGGAAATCTTCAAATGAAAATGTCATCTCAAACTCAGGGCAAGTAACAAGACCGAACCCAGGAGACGGAGATGCTTCTGTCACACTGACTGCAACAATAAAAAATGGAAAGACGACAAAAACAAAAGAATTTAATGTAACGGTTCTAGAACGGAAAGACGGTCAACTTGTTGCACACTATAAATTCGATGGGGACTTAATAAATAGTGCTGAACATACTCAGTTCGGAGATGGACAAGTAACCGGAAATCGAATTACTAACGATGGTGGGACGATTACGTTTACTGATGGTGTAGTGGGTCAAGCCGCCATGTTTGATGGAGCATCTGGAATTCGCTTGCCAAATGGATTAATAACAAGTCATACGTATTCTGTCGCCTTTTGGTTAAAGCCTGAGCAAGTAACAGATTACACAACAGCGTTCTTTGGGGCAAGAAATGAAAATAGCTGGATTAGCTTTGTTCCAAAAGGACATAATGGCGTAAACCAAGACACGATGGTTTGGTCAGGAAGTTCACCATGGTATGATGCAGGAACAGGGACAAAACTTCAAGTTGGAGAATGGTCTCATGTTGCGATTACTGTGGATGAAGGCAATATTACGATTTTTATTAATGGAGAAGAAAAATTTAATGGAGCAGGTTTCCCAAATGTGTTTACAACAACAAATGGATATTTTGGATTAGGGGTAAACCATTGGGATGTTCCTTTCAAAGGACTAATGGATGAAGTAATTGTGTATAATGACAAGGCATTGTCTTCTGACGATGTATATAAACTCGCATCGAAAGAGTAA
- a CDS encoding DUF6171 family protein: protein MQSQRLCRSCGISEEVNFDYVIEDKSKAVCDDIYEQRVAICMDCPSLQRGMTCKHSGDIITYRALFKEKGCPFPGEEKWSVTKK, encoded by the coding sequence ATGCAATCACAACGATTGTGTAGAAGCTGTGGGATATCAGAGGAAGTAAACTTTGATTACGTGATAGAGGATAAATCAAAAGCAGTATGTGATGACATCTATGAGCAGAGAGTAGCTATTTGTATGGATTGTCCTTCACTTCAAAGGGGAATGACGTGTAAACACTCTGGTGACATTATCACATATCGCGCGCTGTTCAAAGAAAAAGGCTGTCCTTTTCCTGGTGAAGAGAAATGGTCCGTTACTAAAAAATAA
- a CDS encoding alpha-N-arabinofuranosidase codes for MANKVVVNTDIEKGTINKNIYGHFAEHLGRCIYEGFWVGEDSPIPNTNGIRNDVVAALKNINIPVLRWPGGCFADEYHWKDGIGPRESRKRMVNTHWGGVVENNHFGTHEFMMLCDMLETEPYICGNVGSGTVQEMSEWVEYMTFDGESPMADWRKENGRENPWALKYFGVGNENWGCGGNMRPEYYADLYRRYQTYVRNYGDNKIYKIAGGANVDDYRWTEVLMREAHWLMDGLSLHYYTIPGDFWKGKGAALDPSEQEWFITMKKALHIDELITKHSTIMDKYDPEKRIGMIIDEWGTWFDVEPGTNPGFLYQQNTIRDALVAGVHFHIFHDHNDRVQMANIAQTVNVLQAMILTEGEKMIVTPTYHVFEMFKVHQDATKLDLNITSETYEVNGEQLPAISVSASKDKEGKVNISLCNLNHKEESQITIELRGLKGNMQEVSGRVLTATERNAHNTFENPENVKPTSLDSIEVKGEMLTVTLPQTSVAIISLG; via the coding sequence ATGGCAAATAAAGTTGTTGTAAACACAGATATTGAAAAAGGAACGATTAACAAAAACATATATGGTCACTTTGCCGAACATCTTGGGAGATGTATTTATGAAGGGTTTTGGGTAGGCGAAGATTCTCCCATTCCAAACACGAATGGGATCCGCAATGATGTTGTAGCTGCTTTAAAGAACATTAATATTCCAGTTTTACGCTGGCCAGGTGGATGTTTTGCTGATGAGTATCATTGGAAAGATGGGATTGGCCCACGTGAATCTCGTAAACGAATGGTCAATACACACTGGGGTGGCGTTGTCGAAAATAACCATTTTGGAACGCATGAGTTTATGATGTTATGCGACATGTTAGAAACAGAGCCTTATATTTGTGGAAATGTTGGAAGCGGTACGGTTCAAGAAATGTCTGAGTGGGTCGAGTATATGACTTTTGACGGTGAATCACCAATGGCGGACTGGCGTAAAGAAAATGGTCGTGAAAACCCATGGGCATTAAAATATTTCGGTGTTGGAAATGAAAACTGGGGTTGCGGTGGAAATATGCGTCCTGAGTATTATGCTGATTTATATCGCAGGTACCAAACGTATGTAAGGAATTACGGAGACAACAAAATTTATAAGATTGCTGGTGGGGCAAACGTTGATGACTATCGCTGGACAGAAGTATTAATGCGTGAAGCTCACTGGTTAATGGACGGTTTAAGTTTGCATTATTATACGATTCCAGGTGATTTCTGGAAAGGAAAAGGTGCTGCATTAGATCCGAGTGAACAAGAGTGGTTTATTACAATGAAGAAAGCTCTTCATATTGATGAACTCATTACAAAACATTCGACGATAATGGATAAATATGACCCAGAAAAGCGAATCGGTATGATTATTGATGAGTGGGGTACTTGGTTTGACGTTGAGCCAGGAACAAACCCAGGGTTTTTATATCAACAAAATACAATTCGAGATGCGCTTGTAGCTGGTGTTCATTTTCATATTTTCCATGATCATAATGACCGTGTTCAAATGGCGAATATCGCACAAACCGTTAATGTTCTTCAAGCGATGATTTTGACTGAAGGAGAAAAAATGATTGTAACTCCTACTTATCATGTATTCGAAATGTTTAAAGTCCATCAAGATGCAACAAAGCTAGATTTGAATATTACAAGTGAGACGTATGAGGTAAATGGTGAGCAATTACCAGCAATTAGTGTGTCGGCTTCAAAAGATAAAGAAGGAAAAGTAAATATTAGCTTATGTAATTTAAACCATAAAGAGGAATCGCAAATTACAATTGAGCTTCGTGGCTTAAAAGGAAATATGCAAGAAGTTTCTGGAAGAGTGCTTACAGCAACAGAAAGAAATGCTCATAACACATTTGAAAATCCAGAAAATGTGAAACCAACAAGTCTTGATTCCATTGAAGTTAAAGGTGAGATGTTGACAGTCACATTACCACAGACATCTGTTGCCATCATTTCACTAGGTTAG
- the tkt gene encoding transketolase, which produces MSIELRAINSIRTLSIDMVEKANSGHPGMPMGAAPMAYELWTNHMKHNPSNPQFFDRDRFVLSAGHGSALLYSLLHLTGYDLSLEEIKTFRQLGSQTPGHPEFGHTVGVEATTGPLGQGISTAVGMAMAEAHLAATYNQDGFSLVDHYTYTICGDGDLMEGIASEAASMAGHMGLGKLIVLYDSNDISLDGDLHMSFSENVEQRFKAYGWHYSRVEDGTDTDSIGTAIAAAKAEKNRPTLIEIKTVIGHGSPNKSGKSASHGAPLGSDEVILTKEQYGWEHEPFFIPDEVRHHFAQIKEKGVKVEASWNELFENYEKQFPELAKQFKQAITGELPEGWDKELPMYDTESPKMATRQSSGAALNAIAPHLPTLFGGSADLAGSNNTTLKGLPNFSKENYAGKNIWFGVREHAMGAALNGLALHGGVRPFGGTFFVFSDYLRPSIRLAAMMKQPVVYVFTHDSIAVGEDGPTHEPVEQLPSLRVIPGLTVIRPADANETTEAYRYAFSQNESPVAMVLTRQALPVLEGSAQLAREGVQKGAYVLSDCEGDADVLLLATGSEVSLAVEAKEQLKKKDVAVRVVSMPSWELFEQQTPEYKESVLPSHIKARVAIEMAYPLGWERYVGDKGAIIGINTFGASGNGNTIVKEFGFHVENVIAHVEKLFVTEK; this is translated from the coding sequence ATGAGTATTGAGCTAAGAGCAATTAATAGTATTCGAACTTTATCAATTGATATGGTAGAAAAAGCGAATTCAGGACATCCGGGAATGCCAATGGGGGCTGCACCGATGGCTTATGAACTATGGACAAATCATATGAAACACAATCCTAGCAATCCTCAATTTTTCGATCGTGACCGCTTTGTTCTCTCTGCTGGTCATGGTTCAGCACTTTTATATAGCTTGCTTCATCTAACAGGTTATGACCTTTCGTTAGAAGAAATAAAAACCTTTCGTCAATTAGGAAGTCAAACACCAGGACACCCTGAATTTGGTCATACTGTCGGAGTTGAAGCGACAACAGGTCCATTAGGTCAAGGGATTTCAACAGCAGTTGGTATGGCAATGGCCGAAGCCCATTTAGCAGCTACATACAATCAAGATGGATTTTCTCTTGTTGATCATTATACATACACGATTTGTGGGGACGGCGATTTAATGGAAGGAATCGCTTCAGAAGCCGCTTCAATGGCCGGTCATATGGGATTAGGGAAATTAATCGTCCTGTATGATTCAAATGATATTTCATTAGATGGCGACCTTCATATGTCGTTTTCTGAAAATGTTGAACAAAGATTTAAAGCTTATGGGTGGCATTATTCACGAGTAGAAGATGGGACAGATACGGATTCTATTGGGACAGCAATCGCAGCAGCAAAAGCAGAAAAAAACCGTCCCACTTTAATCGAAATTAAAACAGTCATTGGTCATGGGAGTCCTAATAAGTCTGGAAAATCAGCCTCTCATGGTGCACCACTTGGAAGTGATGAGGTGATATTAACAAAAGAACAATACGGATGGGAGCACGAGCCATTTTTCATTCCTGATGAAGTTCGTCACCATTTTGCGCAAATAAAAGAAAAAGGTGTAAAGGTGGAAGCGAGCTGGAATGAATTGTTTGAAAACTATGAAAAACAATTTCCTGAATTAGCAAAACAATTTAAACAAGCGATAACAGGTGAACTTCCTGAAGGATGGGATAAAGAGCTACCAATGTATGATACAGAGTCTCCAAAGATGGCAACAAGACAATCTTCTGGAGCGGCTTTAAATGCGATTGCCCCTCATTTACCGACTTTGTTTGGAGGCTCTGCTGATTTAGCGGGTTCAAACAATACAACTTTAAAAGGGTTGCCGAACTTTAGTAAAGAAAATTATGCTGGGAAAAATATTTGGTTTGGTGTTCGTGAACATGCGATGGGAGCAGCTTTAAATGGATTAGCCCTTCATGGAGGGGTTCGTCCATTCGGAGGAACTTTCTTTGTATTCTCAGATTATCTTCGTCCTTCTATTCGATTAGCAGCAATGATGAAGCAACCTGTTGTTTATGTGTTTACACATGACAGTATTGCAGTAGGTGAAGATGGACCAACTCATGAGCCTGTTGAGCAGCTTCCTTCATTACGAGTCATTCCTGGGTTAACCGTTATCCGACCAGCAGATGCAAATGAAACAACAGAAGCGTATCGTTATGCATTTAGCCAAAATGAAAGCCCAGTTGCCATGGTGTTAACACGTCAAGCTTTACCTGTGTTAGAAGGGTCAGCACAGTTAGCAAGAGAAGGCGTTCAAAAAGGGGCATATGTTTTGTCTGATTGTGAAGGAGATGCAGATGTCCTATTACTTGCTACAGGTTCAGAAGTGAGCCTAGCTGTTGAAGCAAAAGAGCAGCTTAAGAAAAAAGACGTCGCTGTTAGAGTGGTAAGTATGCCAAGTTGGGAATTATTTGAACAGCAAACTCCTGAATACAAAGAATCTGTACTTCCTTCTCATATTAAAGCACGAGTTGCAATTGAAATGGCATACCCATTAGGTTGGGAACGATATGTTGGGGATAAAGGAGCCATTATTGGAATTAATACTTTTGGAGCTTCTGGAAATGGGAACACCATTGTAAAAGAATTTGGATTCCATGTTGAGAATGTTATAGCCCATGTAGAAAAACTTTTTGTTACTGAGAAATAA
- the fsa gene encoding fructose-6-phosphate aldolase: MKFFLDTGNLDEIKRITKLGLVDGVTTNPTLIAKEGRPFKDIIQDICAVVDGPVSAEVIGLKAEEMVKEAEELATWAPNVVIKLPMTEDGLEATYELTKRGIKTNVTLVFSAAQGLMAAKAGATYISPFVGRLDDIGTEGMALVRELKTILTNYHFETEIIAASIRNIEHVEKTALAGADIATIPGSLLPKLWKHPLTDKGIEQFLSDWESVPKI, encoded by the coding sequence ATGAAGTTTTTCTTAGATACCGGTAATCTTGATGAAATTAAACGAATTACAAAGTTAGGACTTGTTGATGGGGTAACAACAAACCCAACATTAATTGCAAAAGAAGGTCGCCCTTTTAAAGATATTATTCAAGACATATGTGCTGTAGTCGATGGTCCAGTGAGTGCTGAAGTGATTGGATTAAAAGCAGAAGAAATGGTAAAAGAAGCAGAGGAACTAGCAACTTGGGCACCCAATGTTGTCATTAAGCTTCCGATGACAGAAGATGGGTTAGAAGCTACATATGAGCTAACAAAACGTGGGATAAAAACAAATGTGACGTTAGTGTTTTCCGCAGCACAAGGATTAATGGCTGCCAAAGCAGGAGCGACGTATATTAGCCCATTTGTAGGAAGATTAGATGATATTGGAACAGAAGGAATGGCATTAGTAAGAGAGTTAAAAACAATTCTAACAAACTATCATTTTGAAACAGAAATCATTGCCGCGAGTATTCGTAATATTGAACATGTGGAGAAAACAGCGCTTGCTGGAGCTGATATTGCAACAATCCCAGGCTCACTTCTTCCTAAACTATGGAAACATCCGTTAACTGATAAAGGAATTGAACAATTTTTAAGTGATTGGGAAAGTGTCCCGAAAATTTAA